In bacterium, the genomic stretch GCTGCAATGTTTGCGGTACGTCAGTCACCTCAAGGATGATTGGAGCTTGGGTCAGATTAATTTCTGGCGGCGTTGGCTTTGGAATCAAATTAAACAGAATAACCATCAGTGTAATGGAACTCAAAAGCCCGATTTCCATCGTTTCGTAATATTTTTCCCTAAGGTGATGAAATGCGCGCACGATACCCGGCCGAATGGTTTCATCTGATTTAACGTCTATAGGTTCTGGAAGTATCATCAATAAGCTTTCAACATCGTCAATCATTAGACGATTGAGAACTTTGAATGTTTCTACTCGACAAGTTCCTTGCCCTGCATCAGGCTTTCTAATAATCGCTTAGTAAAAACCTTAACCATACGTTTGCGATAACCAGGACGAAAATTGGTCAAATCCATTGGTTTGGCCGCGTCATAGGCGATCCGAGCAACTTCTTCGATTTCTTTGTCTGTAATTTTCTTGCCAACTAAAATATCTTTGACTTGTTGCACTTCAAACGGACAAGAAAATACGGCACCGAGTACGATCGAAGCATCTTTACAAATTCCTTTTTCATCGATAACCAAGCCCACGGCAACACCCAGCATCGGATAATCAATCGCTTCACGTCGCCTCAATTTCAAGTAACCACCGCGAAATCCCTTCGGCTGAGGCGGAACCAGAACTTCGACCAGAATTTCATCCGGTTTCATCGTATGAAAATTCATACCGTCATTTTGATAAAACTCTCTGAGCGGCACAGTGCGTTCGCCGTTTGCGCTGATCAATCTGACAGATGCATTTAATGCATACAAAACCGGGACGGTATCGCATGATGAAATCGCATAACAACGGTGTCCGCTCGGTGCAACTCGGCACACGTCGCCTTCTTTTTTCATACAACCATTGAGAGCGGTACGCCAGAACTTAGACTGATTGTAATAAAAGCACCGCGTGTCCAATAGGATATTGCCGCCGATGGTGCCTTTATTTTGTAAAAGCGGCGTCGCAATTTTGCGCGCAGCTGATGCCAAAGCCGGATAGTTTTCGGTAACTGTCGGATGACAACCTACGTCCGTTATTGTTACGAGTGCGCCAAGTCGTAAACCCTTTGATGCATCGAAATGAACCGATTTTAACTCATCAATACGGTTAATACTGATCAAATATGAAGGTTCGAACAGTTTGTTCTTCATGCTGGGAATCAAATCCGTACCGCCGGCCAGAATTTTGGCATTCGCCTGATGCTGATGTAATAATTGCACAGCTTCGTTGATACTGGAGGGCGCAAGAAATTCAAACGGAGGCAATGTCATCATAGAAAATAACTCCGGTATTATAATACGTTTATGCGATAACGGAAGGTGATGATAATTTTTTCAAAATTTGAATCCGATCGGCCGGCTGCTGAGCACCGAAAACGTACGAACCTGCAACCAAAACGTTCGCTCCGGCTTTGATCACCCGCAATCCCGTCTTGTCGTTAATTCCGCCGTCCACTTCGATGAAAACTTTACGATGCGCCAGCATAGTACGAATGGCTTGAATTTTCTGGATGCTCGTTTCTATAAATTCCTGCCCGCCAAAACCCGGATTGACCGACATTACCAGAATCAAATCCACATCGTCCAGAACATATTCTAACGTCTGATGCGAAGTAGCCGGATTTAATACAACACCGGCTTTCGCGCCGGTCTCTCGAATATGTTGCAACGTTCGTTGCAAGTGCGTGCACGCTTCCTGATGAACAGAAATAATATCGGCCCCGGCTTTGCGGAAAGCGTCGATATAGCGTTCGGGTTTTTCGATCATCAGGTGAACATCCAGAGGTAGTTGTGTGATCTTCCGGAGGTGCTCGACCACGATCGGGCCGATGGTAATATTCGGAACAAAATGTCCATCCATCACATCAACATGAACCCAGTCCGCACCGGCTTTTTCTGCTACATGAATATCGCGTTCGAGATTATTAAAATCCGCCGAAAGGATCGAAGGCGCAACAACAGGCATAACTGTAAATCGAGTTTGATTCATGAAATAAGCTTATCAACATAGAAAATTTCGGATAGAGAATCAATTTGTTTTTAGCCAATGAATGACCGAGTTGAATTTTTTCATGTATTAATTTGTAGATCAAAAATGAACTTCGTTCTCTTTAATTCCATTTTTTTTCCAACAGTTTGTGACTATTAAATCTCTTTAATGTTTTCACCCTGTTCTCAGCAATTACCAGTTGATTTTATAAAGCGAAAGGGACATATTGCTACAGCTGTATGTTGAAGCGGCCTTTGACCTATTTTTTTATTTGATCAACTGCTCTTCATTTCGGTAGAAGTCTTAAACGTTCTCATTATTCAATCCATGATTTAGCTAACTTCATGACCAAAGCGTGGGTCATATTGTGGTTTATCTGTGGACGTGTTGCGTGGGGGCAAGAGCTTTTGTCGCCTGGCACCGTTTTCACAGTGTGCAGTGAGCCCTCAGCTATGGCTGTTGGTGATTTGAATAATGATGGCACTCTTGACATCATTGTAGCCGGAAAAAGTCAGGATAACAATCAGGGTGTTTTGTCGATCTTCTATGGTAAAGGCGATGGCTCGTTTAGTGATCCTAATAATCTAACAACCGATAAATTTCCGGTCGACGTCCAGATTGCCGATGTTGACCGAGACGGCTTGGATGACATCATAGCCATTCACTCGCCGTCACAAACCACGACCGTTTTGATTAACGAAACCCACGGTCAATTCAAAGAAAAAGATAACTTTAAAACAAAAAGCGATCCCAGCGCATCAGGTCTGGGTGATTTTAATAAAGACGGTATCCTTGACCTGATCATTGCATCTGCTTCAACTAAAGAATTACACCTATACAAAGGAAACGGAAAAGGACAGTTTAAATACGGCGGCAGCCTGTTGCTTGAATCGAATCCATCACGAATCCGAGTGAATGATTTTGCCGAGTCAGGAATCGCGCATGTTTTAGTGAAACCCGATCAGTCTTCAACTGTGATGCTTGTAGTTCCGTCAGAAAAAGGTTCCAACAAATGGGATTTTTCCTCGGCAACATTTGATATGCGCACCAATCCGCTTCTAGCTCGCATCGGTGATATGGACGGCGATGGAAAAGAGGATGCCGTTGTATTGAAAGATGGCGAAATTCAAATTATTTTCAGTGAAAATGAAGGGTTGTTTTTAGATAAAATTTATTCCCTCAAAGCACCTTTTGCGGTCGCCGCATGGGCTATTGGCGACTTTAATCGTGATGGAAAAAATGATGTTGCCGTTTTGGATCCGAATACAATGGTGATTGGAATTTACACTAATAATTCAGGAACAACGGCAGCTAAACCCGATTATAAAAAAGTAGCCGTTATTTACGATAACGATTTTTCAAAACCCAATACAGCTGACGTTGGAATTTTATCGTCCTATAAACACGTAAGCATGGAATTGTTCGACAACGAAGGAAAGTTGATTCGAAAATATTTTGAATTCGATTCGGATTTGCCTGAAGGACAATTTGCACTCGAGTGGAATGGTACCGATGAAAATGATATTCCGGTCAGTGATGGGCAATATGTTTTTTATTATAAATTAGGTTCGCTGGTCATCACGCGAACTGTAAAAAAATAACTTAATGAAGAAGGTACTGATGATATTTTTTCGCTGTCTTTTTTTTGCGCTCTTGATTAGCACCCCACTCTTTGCACAAAACCCATCTCCTGCCGTTCAAAAACTCCGAAAAGATATTGATCAGTTGGTCAACCAATATTTTCTGGATAATGCGTGGTGGGGTATCACTGTCCAATCGATCAAAAACGGTGAAACGCTCTACACGTTGAATGCTAAGAAAAATCTCATTCCGGCCTCGAACATGAAGATATTAACCAGCGTGTTTGCGCTCGACAAATTGGGTCCCGATTTTCAATACACGACGCGCGTATACCTTCAAGGCTCTTTTGAAAACGATACAACTTTCACCGGCAATGTCATTATCCGTGGTATGGGAGACCCGACGATTTCCGGCCGGTTTCAAGAAAAAAATAACGTAACTAAGATTCTCGAAGACTGGCGTGACAGCCTGAAAGCTCGTAATATCAAAATCATCAAAGGTAACATTATCGGGGATGATAATTTTTTTGGCGACGATATTCTCGGTAAGAATTGGGAATGGGACAGCGAATCGTATTGGTATTCGGCGCAGGTCAGCGGATTGTCGTTCAACGATAATTGTATCGATTGGTACGTCACTCCCGGTAAAAACATAACGTCTCCGGGACGGATTCAGATTGTTCCAAATACTCATTATATCAGCATCGATAACCACATTGAAACAGTAGCATCGGAATATCAGTCAGAAGAAGTGGATTTGATCCGGGACCGTGCGACCAATCGTGTTCGTGCAGTAGGTAAAATTGCCATTGGCTCGCCGGTAAAGGTTGGTTACGTCACCGTAGAAAACCCGACATTGTACACCGCAACGGTCTTTAAAGAAATTCTGGAACAAGACAGTGCCATTATTGTGAATGGTAATCCCGCTGACATCGACAGTTTAATTGGTTTCACTTACGACCCTGACCACGATTCTACAATCATACAAATCGCCTCGTATGTGTCGCCAAAATTGAGCGAGACGCTCAAGGTGGTCAATAAAAAAAGCCAGAATTTTTTTACAGAACAACTTCTTCGGACGGTTCCGGCTGTAATGCAAAGAACCGGAAATGCTGACACGGCTTTAGCCATGGAAAAAGAATTTTTACAACAGATCGGCCTCAATATCAAGAAAATGGTCATCGTCGATGGCTCGGGTTATGCTCGTACCAATCAAATTTCACCCAGCAATTTCGTCGATGTATTAAAGTATATACGTTTACATAAATACTGGAAACCATTCTATGAATCGCTGCCGATTGCAGGCGTCGACGGCACTATTAGCTATCGTATGAAAGGTACTGCTGCAGAAAGCAATGTGCGCGCGAAAACAGGTTTTTTGGATAATGTACGAACCATATCCGGTTTTTTACGGACAGCGGACAATGAAGAGTTAGTATTCAGCATTATGTGTAATAATTTTACGGTCAATAAATTAGACGTCGAAAAAGTGCAAGATGATATTCTTGCCCGACTAGCAACATTTACCCGGAATTAAAATAAAGCAGGCTATGAAACGATTGTTGATTTTTTTTGCGGTCAATGGTCTATTGGCGCTATCGGTATTGGCAGGTACCGGTGAAACCGGTTTTGCTTTTTTGAAAATCGGTATCGGCGGACGCGCGGCCGGCATGGGTGAAGCAACTTCCGCGGCGGCATCCGATGCCACGGCGACGTACTGGAATCCGGCAATGTTGACGGTCAATTCGTTCAATAGCATTGTTTTTACACACAACCGCTGGATCGAAGACGTCACGCATAATTTTTTCGCAGCTAAATTTGTAAATGACCGGCATGCTTTTGGAATACATTACATCTCCACGGGAGTTGACGATATCGAACAACGGGAAATTCCCTCCGAAGAGCCTACGGCATTGTTTTCTTCACACGATCTTGCAATCGGATTTTCATACGCTTACAAAATCAATGAACGCTCGTCAATAGGACTGACCACCAAATATATCTATGAGCGCATTCAAAATTCCGTTCATGCATGGGCTGTCGATGCCGGTTTCACTCATTTAATGTCGCTCGATGGGCGTAACTTACGACTTGCTTTTGTAATTACTAATATAGGCGCTTCAGGTAAGTTACGCAGCCAGTCGATTACTCTTCCGACAAGTATGCGATTCGGCGGTCAGTATGAAATACTGACTCATTCGAAATACCAATGGAATATTGCTACAGACATTGTCAAACCGCTCAAAGAAAGGTTGCGAGTGAATACCGGAACCGAATTTGGGTTCAATGATCTCACATTTCTTCGGGTGGGATATCAACTTGGATATAAAACACGTGGAGTCTCGGCGGGATTAGGCTTAAAAGCGCTTGATAAAATTCGAATTGATTATGGATTCACATCCTTTTCGCATGCGCTAGGCTCGGCACATCGCATTTCAGCCTCGTTTGAATTCTAAAAATTTATTTCCGTTTGGCAAATTCACTGAGAAGACTGTTCGTTGCCCGCAAACGTTTAGCAAACGTAATACAAAACGCCCACAAAACTTTTCGCGCAAAATTATCATCATTCATTACAATTTTAATAAACTGACTGTTCCTGACCTCAAGTAATCGGCTGTCTTCAATTGCGACAACAGTTGCAGAACGCGGCTCTCCATCCAGCAGCGACATCTCTCCGAAATAATCTCCTGCGGTCAAAAGCGCGACATCTTCGATCTTGTCTCCTTCGACTTGTTTGGTGATTTTCACTCTGCCCTCGATAATAAGATAGAAACAATCGCCAAGATCTCCTTCTTTGAAAATGATTTGTTCTTTTTCGAATTTTTTTCCACTGGCAACTTTTAAAACCTTATTAATATCACGCGTTTCCAAACCGTCAAAGATTTCAACGCTTTTAATGAGATCTTCCAGAGATTTTTGTTTTGCATCAGGCATAAGCCCCTACCGGGTTGAAGAACACAATGAATTTAAAAACTTATTTTCTTTCTTCATAGTTCTTTTTCATGAATTCCTGGTAAGCTTTTTGTTTTTCTTTAATCTTGCGCCACCAAGACTCATTTTTTACATACCATTGGATGGTTTCAACAATAGCTTCATCGAAACGGTATCGCGGTTTCCATCCAATGCCGGCAATTTTTGAACAATCGACAGAATATCGTCGGTCATGTCCAGGACGATCGGCGACTTTTTTGATTAATGATTCAGGCTTATTCAGCGATTTTAAAATCCGCCCTGTAATTTCGATGTTGGTTTTTTCATTGCCCCCGCCAATATTGTATACTTCACCAATTTGCCCATGATGAAGCACGGCATCAACAGCCTCACAATGATCAATCACATATAACCAGTCCCGAACATTCATGCCGTCGCCATACAACGGTAATGGGATATTATCCATTGCGTTCGTCACGAAAAGAGGAATTAATTTTTCCGGATATTGATAAGGACCGTAATTGTTCGAAGCGCGTGTAATCAATGTCGGTGTTCCATACGTCACATAATAGGCGCGCACCATCATATCACCACCTGCTTTGCTGGAAGAATAAGGGCTATTAGGCATTAAGGGATGATTTTCTGTAAAAGAACCTTCTTCGATCGAACCGTATACTTCATCCGTTGAAATCTGCAGATAACGGTCAATTTTATACTTTTTAGCTGCTTCGAGCAATGTCATCGTTCCCAGGACGTCCGTTTTGACAAAACTTTCAGCTTCATGAATCGAGCGGTCTACGTGGGTTTCCGCAGCAAAATTAATTATGGCATCGACGTTGGAAACCAAGTTATCGACAACATCTTTATCACAAATATTGCCCTGATAAAAGAAAAAACGTGGGTTTTTTTCCAAGTCCGCTAAGTTTTCACGGTTGCCGGCATAGGTCAAAGCATCCAAAACCAATATCCTGTAATTAGGATATTTATTCACCATGTATCGAACAAAATTACTGCCAATAAAACCGGCTCCGCCGGTCACTAAAATTGACTGCACACCAATAACTCCTTTATAAATGAATTTAAAAAAAATTATTTTTTAAGACTGAGCAGATACAAGACGGCCATTCTTATGGCCACACCATTGAGCACTTGATCTAGAATAACCGAGTGAGGGCCATCGGCGACGTCACTGGTCATTTCTACGCCGCGATTGATCGGGCCCGGATGCATGATTGTAATCGGTTTCGATACGGCCGCTAATTTTTCAAGCGTAAGTCCAAACTGATCGTGATACTCGCGCAGAGAAGGATATAATTCCAATCCCTGCCTTTCCAACTGAATTCGCAAAACATTCAACGCATCGGCATCACGAATGGCATCACGAATATTGGTATACAACCGGACATTCAATCGGTCAACATCGCGGGGTAAAAACGTCGTTGGCCCGCATAATGATACATCAGCACCCAATGCCTTCAAGCCGTGAATATTTGACATGGCGACACGACTGTGGGCAATATCACCAACAATCACTACGTGTATGCCTTTGAGATCGCCGTGTTTTTCCTTAAGAGTAAGTATATCCAATAAACCCTGCGTCGGATGTTCGTGCGCCCCATCGCCTGCATTGATCACGTGTGCTTTGAGCCGCTGAGATAAAAAATACGGCGCCCCGGCTGAAGCATGCCGTATAACGACCATTTCCACTTTCATAGCTTCAATATTTTTGGCCGTGTCTTTAAGTGTTTCGCCTTTTTGCGTGCTGCTGCCAGTTGTTGTAAAATTAATCGTATCAGCCGAAAGCCGCTTCTGAGCTAATTCAAACGAAATACGTGTACGCGTGGATGCTTCGAAAAACAGGTTGACGATTGTATACCCCTGGAGAGTTGGAACTTTTTTAACAGGCCGATTGAGTACTTCTTTGAATGAAACCGCCGTCTCCAGTATCAGCTCGATTTCTTCTTTGCTCATACCTTCCAGACCAAGCAAATGACGGCTGCGTAACTCCATGCTGATCCCGAACGTTGTTAAAAACCTGCCCAATATATCATGCGAGCCCTTCTTTAGCAAGAAATTTTTGCCCGCAGAGTTATTACTTGACATGTAAAATACTTTTTTTTATATTCTTACGTTAATATTCTTCCTCTATTTACTGCAAAGGAGATTATCGATCGGACAATTGTTACAGCGCGTACTCATTTGATACAAAATTGCTCTGATTAGAATCTCAATCTTCCTGTTATAGTTTGAACTTGCTAACCAAAACGGAATTGTTTAGTTTTACTATAGTAATTCGC encodes the following:
- a CDS encoding aspartate carbamoyltransferase catalytic subunit, whose amino-acid sequence is MELRSRHLLGLEGMSKEEIELILETAVSFKEVLNRPVKKVPTLQGYTIVNLFFEASTRTRISFELAQKRLSADTINFTTTGSSTQKGETLKDTAKNIEAMKVEMVVIRHASAGAPYFLSQRLKAHVINAGDGAHEHPTQGLLDILTLKEKHGDLKGIHVVIVGDIAHSRVAMSNIHGLKALGADVSLCGPTTFLPRDVDRLNVRLYTNIRDAIRDADALNVLRIQLERQGLELYPSLREYHDQFGLTLEKLAAVSKPITIMHPGPINRGVEMTSDVADGPHSVILDQVLNGVAIRMAVLYLLSLKK
- a CDS encoding cyclic nucleotide-binding domain-containing protein; its protein translation is MPDAKQKSLEDLIKSVEIFDGLETRDINKVLKVASGKKFEKEQIIFKEGDLGDCFYLIIEGRVKITKQVEGDKIEDVALLTAGDYFGEMSLLDGEPRSATVVAIEDSRLLEVRNSQFIKIVMNDDNFARKVLWAFCITFAKRLRATNSLLSEFAKRK
- a CDS encoding FG-GAP-like repeat-containing protein, whose product is MTKAWVILWFICGRVAWGQELLSPGTVFTVCSEPSAMAVGDLNNDGTLDIIVAGKSQDNNQGVLSIFYGKGDGSFSDPNNLTTDKFPVDVQIADVDRDGLDDIIAIHSPSQTTTVLINETHGQFKEKDNFKTKSDPSASGLGDFNKDGILDLIIASASTKELHLYKGNGKGQFKYGGSLLLESNPSRIRVNDFAESGIAHVLVKPDQSSTVMLVVPSEKGSNKWDFSSATFDMRTNPLLARIGDMDGDGKEDAVVLKDGEIQIIFSENEGLFLDKIYSLKAPFAVAAWAIGDFNRDGKNDVAVLDPNTMVIGIYTNNSGTTAAKPDYKKVAVIYDNDFSKPNTADVGILSSYKHVSMELFDNEGKLIRKYFEFDSDLPEGQFALEWNGTDENDIPVSDGQYVFYYKLGSLVITRTVKK
- the rfbB gene encoding dTDP-glucose 4,6-dehydratase, whose amino-acid sequence is MQSILVTGGAGFIGSNFVRYMVNKYPNYRILVLDALTYAGNRENLADLEKNPRFFFYQGNICDKDVVDNLVSNVDAIINFAAETHVDRSIHEAESFVKTDVLGTMTLLEAAKKYKIDRYLQISTDEVYGSIEEGSFTENHPLMPNSPYSSSKAGGDMMVRAYYVTYGTPTLITRASNNYGPYQYPEKLIPLFVTNAMDNIPLPLYGDGMNVRDWLYVIDHCEAVDAVLHHGQIGEVYNIGGGNEKTNIEITGRILKSLNKPESLIKKVADRPGHDRRYSVDCSKIAGIGWKPRYRFDEAIVETIQWYVKNESWWRKIKEKQKAYQEFMKKNYEERK
- the rpe gene encoding ribulose-phosphate 3-epimerase — translated: MPVVAPSILSADFNNLERDIHVAEKAGADWVHVDVMDGHFVPNITIGPIVVEHLRKITQLPLDVHLMIEKPERYIDAFRKAGADIISVHQEACTHLQRTLQHIRETGAKAGVVLNPATSHQTLEYVLDDVDLILVMSVNPGFGGQEFIETSIQKIQAIRTMLAHRKVFIEVDGGINDKTGLRVIKAGANVLVAGSYVFGAQQPADRIQILKKLSSPSVIA
- a CDS encoding FAD binding domain-containing protein; protein product: MMTLPPFEFLAPSSINEAVQLLHQHQANAKILAGGTDLIPSMKNKLFEPSYLISINRIDELKSVHFDASKGLRLGALVTITDVGCHPTVTENYPALASAARKIATPLLQNKGTIGGNILLDTRCFYYNQSKFWRTALNGCMKKEGDVCRVAPSGHRCYAISSCDTVPVLYALNASVRLISANGERTVPLREFYQNDGMNFHTMKPDEILVEVLVPPQPKGFRGGYLKLRRREAIDYPMLGVAVGLVIDEKGICKDASIVLGAVFSCPFEVQQVKDILVGKKITDKEIEEVARIAYDAAKPMDLTNFRPGYRKRMVKVFTKRLLESLMQGKELVE
- a CDS encoding PorV/PorQ family protein; the protein is MKRLLIFFAVNGLLALSVLAGTGETGFAFLKIGIGGRAAGMGEATSAAASDATATYWNPAMLTVNSFNSIVFTHNRWIEDVTHNFFAAKFVNDRHAFGIHYISTGVDDIEQREIPSEEPTALFSSHDLAIGFSYAYKINERSSIGLTTKYIYERIQNSVHAWAVDAGFTHLMSLDGRNLRLAFVITNIGASGKLRSQSITLPTSMRFGGQYEILTHSKYQWNIATDIVKPLKERLRVNTGTEFGFNDLTFLRVGYQLGYKTRGVSAGLGLKALDKIRIDYGFTSFSHALGSAHRISASFEF
- the dacB gene encoding D-alanyl-D-alanine carboxypeptidase/D-alanyl-D-alanine-endopeptidase, coding for MIFFRCLFFALLISTPLFAQNPSPAVQKLRKDIDQLVNQYFLDNAWWGITVQSIKNGETLYTLNAKKNLIPASNMKILTSVFALDKLGPDFQYTTRVYLQGSFENDTTFTGNVIIRGMGDPTISGRFQEKNNVTKILEDWRDSLKARNIKIIKGNIIGDDNFFGDDILGKNWEWDSESYWYSAQVSGLSFNDNCIDWYVTPGKNITSPGRIQIVPNTHYISIDNHIETVASEYQSEEVDLIRDRATNRVRAVGKIAIGSPVKVGYVTVENPTLYTATVFKEILEQDSAIIVNGNPADIDSLIGFTYDPDHDSTIIQIASYVSPKLSETLKVVNKKSQNFFTEQLLRTVPAVMQRTGNADTALAMEKEFLQQIGLNIKKMVIVDGSGYARTNQISPSNFVDVLKYIRLHKYWKPFYESLPIAGVDGTISYRMKGTAAESNVRAKTGFLDNVRTISGFLRTADNEELVFSIMCNNFTVNKLDVEKVQDDILARLATFTRN